Proteins encoded together in one Sander lucioperca isolate FBNREF2018 chromosome 17, SLUC_FBN_1.2, whole genome shotgun sequence window:
- the LOC116036429 gene encoding butyrophilin-like protein 2 yields the protein MVRFEVFVFCFTFTLWPVFVPFSTAVQTDVKVQVNGSLQPIMAAPGDDVILPCQLEPREDVRDKTVEWSKPDLKPDPSDRLSRVGYVHLYRDKREVPDMKIPAYAQRTALFTDALKEGNMSLKIVNVTLADTGRYRCYVPKLDCYSIVELVVEPRSVETWTTETPLHPKILQTPGPNDETAVTGGRLFLSVPVLGVFGCVLLILGFGVSVYSLKLRGQHRTVSQDDLDV from the exons ATGGTTCGCTTCGAGGTCTTCGTTTTTTGCTTCACCTTTACACTCTGGCCGGTCTTTGTGCCTTTTAGCACGGCAGTACAGACGGACGTTAAAG TTCAGGTGAATGGGTCCCTTCAGCCAATCATGGCCGCCCCGGGCGACGACGTCATCCTGCCGTGCCAGTTAGAGCCCAGAGAGGACGTGCGGGACAAGACGGTGGAGTGGTCCAAGCCCGACCTGAAGCCGGACCCGTCGGACCGGCTGAGCCGCGTCGGCTACGTGCACCTCTACCGGGACAAACGGGAAGTCCCGGACATGAAGATCCCGGCGTACGCCCAGAGGACGGCGCTGTTCACGGACGCCCTGAAGGAGGGGAACATGTCGCTCAAGATCGTCAACGTGACGCTCGCAGACACGGGCAGATACCGATGCTACGTCCCCAAGCTAGACTGCTACTCGATCGTCGAGCTCGTCGTCG aGCCACGCTCTGTTGAAACCTGGACGACGGAGACGCCGCTGCATCCCAAAATCCTCCAGACTCCAGGTCCAAACGATGAGACGGCTGTTACAG GTGGCCGTCTCTTCCTGAGCGTACCGGTCCTCGGTGTGTTTGGCTGTGTCTTACTGATCCTGGGTTTTGGAGTCAGCGTATATTCACTCAAACTAAGGGGTCAACACCGAACTGTAAGTCAGGACGACTTGGACGTTTAA
- the LOC116037664 gene encoding piggyBac transposable element-derived protein 4-like, producing MSVGENMFTVQQAAALLLELAEEEELSMLSSSSSDFSGDSEAEEDFLKGRDSDLDLESEKSDPDWQPEAKKPRRTPRSLVEEEEEEEEEEEEEEEEEEEEELESQPSTSTPPAKQGKRRAGGRSLAEQSSAPEGAWQGTDVDDITPEQPSFRPARTPGVQLVGTSQYTVLQLFQLFMSNKILQTVLNNSNKFGEADHPETFQRITMPDMMSYLAMIIYMGIIDTPNITDYWRRSELYTFSFPSSVMSGRRFKAISRAIHISDPDDDAANDLKRGTAGYDRLCKIKPMYNEVKQVCMANYHPRQCIAIDERMVASKARNGLRQYMKNKPVKWGYKLFVLADSTNGYTWDFFVYEGKGSPIVKGLAYDIVMRLVNTPVLGTGYKLFVDNFYTNPGLFRDLLAKKIWACGTIRQHQIGFPKDRPGGLERRAPRGTIRWIRKGPVVFVQWRDTRDVLMCSTIHAAHGEDTTQRRVKGADGQWSVQDVPIPPAIKDYNKNMGGVDLSDALIGYYTILHKTKKWYRSFLFHFIDIAIVNAFIL from the exons ATGTCCGTGGGGGAGAACATGTTTACAGTGCAGCAGGCGGCTGCTTTATTGCTCGAACTAGCCGAGGAAGAGGAGTTGTCCATGTTGTCCTCTTCATCAAGCGACTTCTCTGGGGACTCTGAAGCTGAGGAGGATTTTCTCAAAGGAAGGGACTCTGATCTTGATCT AGAGTCAGAGAAGTCTGACCCAGATTGGCAGCCGGAGGCAAAGAAGCCCAGGAGGACCCCAAGGTCTCTtgttgaggaggaggaggaggaagaggaagaggaggaggaagaagaagaagaagaagaagaagaggagctgGAATCCCAACCTTCTACCTCCACACCGCCTGCAAAACAGGGGAAGAGGAGAGCAGGAGGAAGAAGCCTTGCAGAGCAGAGTTCTGCACCCGAAGGTGCGTGGCAAGGCACTGATGTGGATGACATCACTCCTGAACAGCCGTCCTTCCGCCCAGCACGCACACCCGGTGTCCAGCTCGTGGGTACTTCACAATACACAGTGTTACAATTATTTCAGTTATTTATGTCGAATAAAATACTCCAGACCGTTTTGAATAATTCAAACAAGTTTGGAGAAGCTGACCATCCAGAAACCTTTCAGAGGATCACTATGCCAGACATGATGTCGTACTTGGccatgattatttacatgggaATAATCGATACGCCGAACATCACCGACTATTGGAGGAGGTCTGAGCTGTACACCTTTTCTTTCCCATCGAGTGTGATGTCAGGGCGCAGGTTCAAAGCCATCTCGCGCGCCATCCACATCAGTGACCCCGACGACGACGCTGCCAACGACCTAAAGAGAGGCACCGCCGGCTACGACAGGCTTTGCAAAATTAAGCCAATGTACAATGAGGTTAAGCAGGTGTGCATGGCAAATTACCACCCCCGCCAGTGTATCGCCATTGACGAGAGAATGGTCGCATCCAAAGCCCGCAATGGACTCCGCCAGTACATGAAAAATAAGCCTGTGAAGTGGGGTTATAAGCTGTTTGTGCTGGCGGACTCCACCAACGGTTACACCTGGGACTTCTTTGTGTACGAAGGAAAAGGGTCACCGATTGTGAAGGGGCTCGCTTACGACATCGTAATGCGGCTCGTGAATACACCGGTGTTGGGTACCGGGTATAAGTTATTTGTGGATAACTTTTACACCAACCCAGGTCTCTTTCGCGACCTGCTGGCAAAGAAGATCTGGGCCTGTGGTACCATTCGCCAACATCAAATTGGGTTCCCCAAAGACAGGCCAGGCGGGCTTGAGAGGCGGGCTCCCCGGGGCACCATCCGCTGGATCCGCAAGGGGCCCGTGGTGTTCGTTCAGTGGAGGGACACCAGAGATGTGCTGATGTGCTCCACAATCCACGCAGCCCACGGAGAGGACACAACCCAGAGAAGGGTCAAGGGGGCAGATGGGCAGTGGTCTGTGCAGGACGTCCCAATCCCACCAGCCATCAAGGACTACAACAA GAACATGGGTGGCGTGGACCTGTCCGATGCCCTGATTGGCTACTACACCATCCTACACAAGACCAAGAAGTGGTACCGGTCTTTCCTGTTCCACTTCATAGACATCGCCATCGTCAACGCCTTCATCCTGTAA
- the LOC116037663 gene encoding Fc receptor-like protein 5: MEKTSLLWLLFLTSMLCCTTNQASLTVTPSSSQFFSWTFVSLSCEEEDDDSSAGWTLRRNTTKEPMTQCDHWGRSAGSSCVISHIFPLDSGAYWCESREGATSNIINITVTGGPVILESPVLPVMEGHDVTLHCKTKTSSNLPATFYKDGSSIWTEPASHMNIRGASRSDEGLYKCTISGVGESPPSWVSVTGKPTTTASPPGTDLPPPPTSGPPTSEPPTSEPPTSDHHYLMFRLVCHLVVFCPYCISTFIMVSLYRHRPTGNYLPVSMATAPSNRAEESLTEDCDDIVAVSTVHHI; this comes from the exons ATGGAGAAAACGTCTCTACTGTGGCTGCTCT TTCTCACCTCGATGCTATGCTGCACAACAAACCAAG CCTCTCTGACTGTAACTCCCAGCAGCTCTCAGTTCTTCAGCTGGACGTTTGTGTCTCTGAGCTGCGAGGAGGAGGACGACGACAGCTCTGCCGGATGGACTCTGAGGAGGAACACCACCAAAGAACCCATGACTCAGTGCGACCACTGGGGAAGATCTGCTGGTTCTTCCTGTGTCATCAGCCACATCTTCCCATTGGACAGCGGAGCTTACTGGTGCGAGTCCAGAGAGGGAGCAACCAGtaacatcatcaacatcactgtcactg GTGGACCAGTGATCCTGGAGAGTCCTGTCCTCCCTGTGATGGAGGGACATGATGTCACCCTGCACTGTAAAACAAAGACGTCCTCCAACCTCCCAGCTACTTTCTATAAAGATGGCTCCTCCATCTGGACTGAGCCTGCAAGTCACATGAACATCCGCGGTGCTTCCAGGTCTGATGAAGGCCTCTACAAGTGCACCATCAGCGGTGTTGGAGAGTCTCCACCCAGCTGGGTCTCCGTCACAG GTAAACCCACGACCACGGCCTCTCCCCCTGGCACAGACCTGCCCCCGCCCCCGACCTCAGGGCCCCCGACCTCAGAGCCCCCGACCTCAGAGCCCCCGACCTCAGACCACCACTACCTTATGTTCAGACTGGTCTGCCACCTGGTGGTGTTCTGTCCATATTGCATCTCCACTTTCATCATGGTGTCTTTATATCGACACAGGCCCACAG GAAATTACCTACCTGTCTCCATGGCAACAGCCCCATCCAACCGAGCTGAAGAGAGCTTGACTGAGGACTGTGATGACATTGTGGCGGTGAGCACCGTGCATCACATCTGA